One region of Peribacillus simplex genomic DNA includes:
- a CDS encoding nitroreductase family protein → MTKDFYTAIKERRSYYGINKEVQVSDEKIKEIVEFAVKHTPSAFNSQSSRLVVLTGSAHDKFWDITTQALRKAVGDRDFSGTQQKMDSFKAGYGSVLFFEDESVVKSLQEQFATYADNFPIWSQQTSGMHQLVVWTALEAEGLGATLQHYNPLIDDEVKKEWDVPSNWKLIAQMPFGNPTAQPGDKEFKPLEDRINFYK, encoded by the coding sequence ATGACAAAAGATTTTTACACCGCGATTAAAGAGAGACGATCATATTATGGAATCAATAAAGAAGTCCAAGTATCGGATGAGAAAATTAAAGAAATAGTTGAATTTGCGGTAAAACACACACCATCTGCTTTTAATTCCCAATCCTCCCGCCTTGTTGTTTTGACAGGCTCGGCACATGATAAATTTTGGGATATTACGACACAGGCTTTAAGGAAAGCTGTTGGAGATAGAGATTTCTCTGGTACTCAACAAAAAATGGATTCCTTTAAAGCGGGATATGGGTCAGTATTATTCTTTGAAGATGAATCTGTGGTGAAATCACTTCAAGAACAATTTGCAACTTATGCCGATAACTTCCCAATCTGGTCTCAACAAACATCAGGCATGCATCAATTAGTTGTTTGGACTGCACTCGAAGCAGAAGGATTGGGAGCAACTTTACAGCATTATAATCCTCTAATTGATGATGAAGTGAAAAAAGAATGGGATGTTCCAAGTAACTGGAAATTGATTGCGCAAATGCCATTTGGAAATCCAACAGCTCAACCGGGTGATAAAGAGTTCAAACCACTTGAGGATCGTATAAACTTTTATAAATAA